TGAAAGAACGATACGAAGCAGAAGTCACGGATTACGACCGGCAATTACAAAAGTTTGAAAATATAGCAAATCGTGTTCTCCATACCCAATCGGCAGCTATGGACGAAAAACAAAAAACCGGAATGAAAGAAGTTTTGGAACCATTAAAAGAAAGAATTAAGTCATTTGAAGAAAAAATTGAAAAGACCAATATTGAGACTGTTCAAAGGCATGAATCATTGAAAGAACAGATGAAATATCTCTATGAGAAAAGCGATCAGGTCTCTAAAGATGCCAATAATCTGGCTAAAGCACTCAAGGGAGATTTTAAAAAGCAAGGTAACTGGGGAGAAATAATTCTTGAATCAATCCTTGACAAATCAGGTCTTAAGAAGAATCGGGAATACTTTATCCAACAGACTGAAAGAAATGAACAAGGTAGAATGCTTAAACCCGATGTTGTCATCCAATTACCGGATGGCAAAAAACTCATCATCGATTCCAAAGTTTCATTAGTTGCATACGAAAACATGATAAATGGTGAAAGTGAAGAAATTCAGAAGCATGCTCACAAAGCCCATGTCTATGCTGTCAAAACGCATATTGACACACTTTCTGCTAAAAATTATCATGACCTTTACAAAACCCAAAGTCCGGATTTTGTGCTGATGTTTATTCCTATTGATACTGCATTCAGTGCTGCCCTGACATTAGATCCTGATTTGTACGGTTACGCTTTTGACAAAAACATTGTAATTGTCACTTCATCTACATTACTTGCCACGCTAAAAACAGTAGAAAGTATGTGGCGCAATGATAAACAAAACAGATTTGCAATAGAGATTGCGGAGGAAGCCGGCAAAATGTATGATAAATTTGTTGGTTTTGTGGAAGATATGGAAAAATTAGGAAAGCAGTTGCATACAGCTCAGAACACTTATAATGATTCCATGAAAAAATTACAAACCGGATCCGGAAATTTGGTTTCCAAAGCAGAAAATCTGAAATCTTTGGGTGCAAAAGCAAATAAGAGCTTGCCAAAAGAAAAGGGAATTGATGAAAAGGAAGATCTGAACCTGATTTATGCAAATCATTAAAAGGGTAAAGTACAACTTTAATACTCTTTATTACGTTTTAGTATAAGTTGTCTCACTGTATGGTTAAAGAGCAATCAGGC
The genomic region above belongs to Saprospiraceae bacterium and contains:
- a CDS encoding DNA recombination protein RmuC, with protein sequence MLEFKQSVFIAIIISVILITVIIIFLYFDSKIKLLRQTIKTAEDYILQLNNMLKIEKESKNEFHNINRKLELNLTAMEADFRNLKERYEAEVTDYDRQLQKFENIANRVLHTQSAAMDEKQKTGMKEVLEPLKERIKSFEEKIEKTNIETVQRHESLKEQMKYLYEKSDQVSKDANNLAKALKGDFKKQGNWGEIILESILDKSGLKKNREYFIQQTERNEQGRMLKPDVVIQLPDGKKLIIDSKVSLVAYENMINGESEEIQKHAHKAHVYAVKTHIDTLSAKNYHDLYKTQSPDFVLMFIPIDTAFSAALTLDPDLYGYAFDKNIVIVTSSTLLATLKTVESMWRNDKQNRFAIEIAEEAGKMYDKFVGFVEDMEKLGKQLHTAQNTYNDSMKKLQTGSGNLVSKAENLKSLGAKANKSLPKEKGIDEKEDLNLIYANH